GTATCCTACACACACAGGTAGTTTTACAGGTTATCCTGCTTATTTTCATCATACCCTATCATCAGCAAAGGGGATAATGAAGAAGGCTAAAATAGAGCCAAAGGATATTAATTATGCAGTATTTCATCAACCAAATGGTGCCTTTCCACTTCGAGCTTCAAGGATGCTAGGTTTTTCAAAAGAGCAGTTTGAGCCAGGCTTAATTGCCACATATATTGGAAATACATATTCTGGTTGCTCATTATTAGGTCTGGTAGCAGTGCTTGATATAGCTAAAGAAGGAGAGGTTATTCTCGTTACTTCCTTTGGTTCTGGGGCAGGTAGTGATTCATTTATATTAAAAGTTACTGATAGATTAGATAGGGTTAGAAAAAATGCACCACTGTTAAAGGATTACTTAGATAACAAGATGTATGTAGATTATGCTACATATGCTTTTCTAAGAGGAAAAATAAAGATGAGGGAGGATTAGTTATGAGAGATGTTGTTGTTGCAGGAATTGGTCAAACTAAATATGGAATGCTCTGGGATTATTCTCTAAGGGATTTAGCTGCACTTGCTGTAATAGAAGCTTTAGATTCAAATGCAGTTGATAAAATAGATTCTATATATACAGGAAATTTTTCTGCTGGAACATTTGTTGAGCAGGAGCATATTGGCGCATTAGTTGCTGACTATACTGGTTTTGTGCCCCTTTCATCAACGAGAGTAGAGAATGCCTGTGCCTCAGGTGCTGTAGCTTTTAGGACAGCCTTTAATGAGATAGCAAGTGGGTTCTCTGATGTGTGCCTTGTATTAGGCATTGAAAAGATGAGTGATGTAGTAACTTCAGAGGCTGTTTATTCTCTGTCACTTGCAGGTGATAGGGAGTATGAGGGTTA
The genomic region above belongs to Deferribacterota bacterium and contains:
- a CDS encoding beta-ketoacyl synthase N-terminal-like domain-containing protein; translation: MRDVVVAGIGQTKYGMLWDYSLRDLAALAVIEALDSNAVDKIDSIYTGNFSAGTFVEQEHIGALVADYTGFVPLSSTRVENACASGAVAFRTAFNEIASGFSDVCLVLGIEKMSDVVTSEAVYSLSLAGDREYEGYQGVTFPALFALVAKSYMHEFNMPRRALSQVSVKNHENAYSNPKA